From Nitratidesulfovibrio vulgaris str. Hildenborough, a single genomic window includes:
- a CDS encoding branched-chain amino acid ABC transporter permease, with amino-acid sequence MRNYTLNIVLAALCLLVVGLSQFGVLDQYSETVLMFIGINIIFAASLNIVNGYMGEFSCGHAGFMCVGAYVSSLLSVTLFTNNKLLGAALLPPELAPLLFPVVIAIGGFVAAGFGLLVALPSFRTRGDYLAIITIAANYIVISLIENLEFIGGPRGFHGMKKVINGMRDLADIPWMLIWVLLGTLFSLWLLRRLVTSTYGKGISAVCQDEVAAEIMSVDTNHIKLTAFMVSSGLAGVAGGLYAHIFGYVNPQAFNILKSTEGLVMVYLGGMASLSGSVMSAILFTLLIESLRFVIPGLDSVLHSVGLLPDGYELSQIWKWVIIPLILILLMQFRPEGIMGNRELSDVFPKLRRWYTLK; translated from the coding sequence ATGCGCAACTACACCCTCAACATCGTGCTCGCGGCCCTCTGCCTGCTGGTGGTGGGCCTGTCGCAGTTCGGCGTGCTCGACCAGTACTCCGAGACGGTGTTGATGTTCATCGGCATCAACATCATATTCGCCGCCAGCCTCAACATCGTGAACGGCTACATGGGCGAGTTCTCGTGCGGTCATGCCGGGTTCATGTGCGTCGGGGCCTATGTCTCGTCGCTGCTTTCCGTGACGCTGTTCACCAACAACAAGCTGCTCGGGGCCGCGTTGCTCCCCCCTGAGCTCGCACCGCTGCTGTTCCCCGTGGTCATCGCCATCGGGGGCTTCGTGGCGGCGGGCTTCGGCCTGCTGGTGGCCCTGCCCTCGTTCCGCACCCGTGGCGACTATCTCGCCATCATCACCATCGCGGCCAACTACATCGTCATCTCGCTCATCGAGAACCTCGAGTTCATCGGAGGGCCGCGCGGTTTTCATGGCATGAAGAAGGTCATCAACGGTATGCGCGACCTCGCAGACATACCGTGGATGCTCATCTGGGTGCTTCTGGGAACGCTGTTCTCACTGTGGCTGCTGCGCCGCCTTGTGACCTCGACCTACGGCAAGGGCATCTCCGCCGTATGTCAGGACGAGGTCGCGGCGGAAATCATGAGCGTCGACACCAACCACATCAAGCTGACGGCCTTCATGGTCTCCTCCGGTCTTGCCGGGGTGGCGGGGGGGCTGTACGCGCACATCTTCGGTTACGTGAACCCGCAGGCCTTCAACATCCTCAAGTCCACCGAAGGGCTGGTGATGGTCTACCTTGGCGGCATGGCCTCGCTTTCGGGGTCGGTGATGTCCGCCATCCTGTTCACGCTGCTCATCGAGTCGTTGCGGTTCGTCATTCCCGGTCTCGATTCGGTACTGCACAGCGTTGGGCTGCTCCCCGACGGGTATGAGCTGAGCCAGATATGGAAGTGGGTCATCATCCCGCTCATCCTCATTCTGCTCATGCAGTTCAGACCGGAGGGCATCATGGGCAACCGCGAGTTGTCCGACGTCTTCCCGAAACTGCGCCGCTGGTACACGCTCAAATAG
- a CDS encoding branched-chain amino acid ABC transporter permease: protein METFIQNIFNALQWGSFYALIALGYTLVYGVLLLINFAHGDIFMVGAYISFFVASILLGQIGGFFELSGPMALALTVPLTMVLTAGVGVTLERVAYRPLRRKGAHRLYVVITALMCGIMLENGNLALLGASRKALPEMIDKVVYTIGTVSVTNLKLMVIVTAFLVFALLQFIVTRTRIGMAMRAVAWDKFALPLMGIPLDSIIVFTFVLGSGFAGLAGLLFAMSYPILDPYMGAMVGWKAFIAAVVGGIGDIRGAFIGGFLLAFIEIMVAAVFPSTFRDLFAFSILLFIMWQRPTGLFGVAKTTKI from the coding sequence GTGGAAACGTTCATCCAGAACATATTCAACGCGTTGCAATGGGGGAGTTTCTACGCCCTCATCGCGCTCGGTTATACGCTGGTGTACGGCGTACTTCTGCTCATCAACTTCGCCCACGGCGACATCTTCATGGTGGGCGCGTACATCTCGTTCTTCGTTGCCTCCATCCTGCTCGGGCAGATAGGGGGATTCTTCGAACTTTCGGGGCCCATGGCCCTTGCCCTCACCGTGCCGCTGACCATGGTCCTGACCGCAGGCGTCGGGGTCACCCTCGAACGGGTGGCCTACAGACCCCTGCGCCGCAAGGGGGCCCACCGCCTGTATGTGGTCATCACCGCACTCATGTGCGGCATCATGCTCGAGAACGGCAACCTCGCCCTGCTGGGCGCCAGCCGCAAGGCTCTGCCGGAGATGATCGACAAGGTGGTGTACACCATCGGCACCGTTTCGGTGACCAACCTGAAGCTCATGGTCATCGTCACCGCCTTTCTCGTCTTCGCGCTTCTGCAGTTCATCGTCACGCGTACCCGCATCGGCATGGCCATGCGCGCGGTGGCGTGGGACAAGTTCGCGCTGCCGCTCATGGGTATCCCGCTCGACAGTATCATCGTCTTCACCTTCGTGCTCGGCTCCGGTTTTGCCGGTCTTGCGGGGCTGCTCTTCGCCATGTCGTACCCCATCCTCGATCCCTACATGGGAGCCATGGTGGGGTGGAAGGCCTTCATCGCCGCCGTCGTGGGCGGCATAGGCGATATCCGCGGGGCGTTCATCGGAGGCTTCCTGCTGGCGTTCATCGAGATCATGGTGGCGGCGGTCTTCCCCTCCACGTTCCGCGACCTGTTCGCCTTCTCGATTCTGCTCTTCATCATGTGGCAGCGGCCCACCGGACTGTTCGGCGTGGCGAAGACCACCAAGATCTAA
- a CDS encoding ABC transporter ATP-binding protein, which translates to MALLEIKGLTQRFGGLQAVSDFNIELEAGELAGLIGPNGAGKTTVFNLTSGFYTPTEGSITFDGTPTRGLRPHQVTALGIARTFQNIRLWHDLSVLDNIRIAQHHRLGYTLWDAFLRTRRYTAGEKAIDAIAWEMLEAMDLKEYANEVPRNLPYGMQRRVEIARAMSMKPKLLLLDEPAAGLNSVDVDGLIRLIRWIHDEFDITIWMIEHQMKVVMSLCQRIKVIDFGSTIADGTPETIQTNPVVIKAYLGDDTI; encoded by the coding sequence ATGGCACTACTTGAAATCAAGGGACTGACGCAGCGCTTCGGCGGGTTGCAGGCGGTCTCCGACTTCAACATCGAGCTGGAAGCGGGTGAACTGGCGGGGCTCATCGGCCCCAACGGTGCGGGCAAGACCACGGTGTTCAACCTCACCTCGGGGTTCTATACGCCCACGGAAGGTTCCATCACCTTCGACGGCACTCCCACACGCGGCCTGCGTCCACATCAGGTGACGGCGCTCGGCATCGCCCGTACGTTCCAGAACATCCGTCTCTGGCACGACCTGTCGGTGCTCGACAACATCCGCATCGCACAGCATCACCGCCTGGGGTACACCCTGTGGGATGCCTTCCTGCGTACCCGGCGCTACACAGCAGGCGAGAAGGCCATCGACGCCATCGCCTGGGAGATGCTCGAGGCCATGGACCTCAAGGAGTATGCGAACGAGGTGCCCCGCAACCTGCCCTACGGCATGCAGCGCAGGGTCGAGATTGCACGCGCCATGTCCATGAAGCCCAAGCTGCTGCTGCTCGACGAGCCTGCGGCGGGCCTCAATTCCGTAGATGTGGATGGTCTTATCAGGCTCATTCGCTGGATTCACGACGAGTTCGACATCACCATCTGGATGATCGAACACCAGATGAAGGTGGTGATGTCGCTGTGCCAGCGCATCAAGGTCATCGACTTCGGCAGCACCATTGCCGACGGCACCCCGGAGACGATCCAGACGAATCCGGTGGTCATCAAGGCCTATCTGGGGGACGATACAATCTGA